A single region of the Candidatus Methylomirabilis lanthanidiphila genome encodes:
- a CDS encoding HicB family protein has translation MSTISLRLPDSLHERIRKLAKKDRISINQFAASALAEKISALETEDYLSQRAKRASRAKFDRALSKVPDVEPENRDKI, from the coding sequence ATGAGTACAATCAGCCTGAGGCTACCCGACTCTCTCCACGAAAGAATCCGAAAACTTGCCAAGAAGGACCGGATATCCATCAACCAATTTGCAGCCTCTGCTCTGGCCGAAAAAATCTCGGCCCTTGAGACGGAAGACTATTTGTCCCAGAGGGCGAAGCGCGCCAGCCGAGCGAAATTCGATCGTGCCCTGTCTAAGGTTCCGGACGTTGAGCCCGAGAACCGCGACAAGATTTGA